A window of Fibrobacter sp. genomic DNA:
ATTCTCCCTTACAAAGCGATTTCAATAAGGGTTATTTGATCCCTCCAGATGCAAGGAGAGAAAGATGTCACTTTCAGAGGTAATTAAAACTGCTCTTGATCAAATCCAGAGTATAGCCAAAACAGAAACGGTTATTGGGGACCCAATCAAAGCAGGAGATGTCACTCTGATTCCCGTATCACGCATCTCTATCGGGTTTGCGGCTGGAGGCGGAGGAAAAGATCAGAAATTCGGAACTGGCGCAGGCACCGGAGGGGGTATAAATATCAATCCGATCGCCTTTATCACCATCACAGGTGAGAAGGTACAGGTGCTTCCTGTGGAGCCTGGTGAGCCGTATATAAATAAGATCATGTCTCTTGCTCCTGATATAATGAGCAAAATCTCTAAATATCTGAAGAAAAAGGACGAACTCAAATCTGATCAAGAGGAAAAATAAACCTTCCATACTGACCAGGGGCTGTTTTTCAGTCCTGCTTGTTTTTCCATCCAGCTGAGATA
This region includes:
- a CDS encoding sporulation protein, yielding MSLSEVIKTALDQIQSIAKTETVIGDPIKAGDVTLIPVSRISIGFAAGGGGKDQKFGTGAGTGGGININPIAFITITGEKVQVLPVEPGEPYINKIMSLAPDIMSKISKYLKKKDELKSDQEEK